One segment of Setaria viridis chromosome 4, Setaria_viridis_v4.0, whole genome shotgun sequence DNA contains the following:
- the LOC117852448 gene encoding ethylene-responsive transcription factor ERF018, with the protein MQPSAAAAAPAGERKYKGVRRRKWVRWASEIRLPNSRDRIWLGSYDAPEKAARAFDAAYLCLRGSGGADGLNFPGSPPGVRRTSDPNEVYAAAVSHADPAAADVDPWDAAQPPPEPTLQAHGDVAPMEPAPAPAAPPAPLQVSVPTFD; encoded by the coding sequence ATGCAgcccagcgccgcggcggcggcgccggcgggagagAGGAAATACaagggcgtgcggcggcgcaagTGGGTCAGGTGGGCGTCGGAGATCCGCCTGCCCAACAGCCGCGACCGGATATGGCTCGGCTCCTACGACGCGCCGGAGAAGGCGGCACGGGCGTTCGACGCCGCGTACctctgcctccgcggctccggcggcgcagACGGGCTCAACTTCCCGGGCTCGCCGCCGGGCGTCCGCCGCACCAGCGACCCGAACGAGGTGTACGCTGCCGCAGTGTCCCacgccgacccggccgccgccgacgtcgaccCGTGGGATGCAGcccagccgccgcccgagccCACGCTGCAGGCGCACGGTGACGTTGCGCCAATGGaacctgcgccggcgccggccgcgccaccagCCCCGCTGCAGGTGTCCGTCCCGACCTTCGACTGA